AGCATGGAGATCTTTAATCATCTAATCGCTGAAATTAGCAAGTTGTCTGGAAGTGGCTAAATCAACCACTCTTTTAGGATGAGTGAGCAGTTTGAATCCAGACTATTTAAGTATTAGCTAACCCTACATCCTCTGACTAACTTTAGAGTGTTGACATACTGTCCATGAGAAGACACGCAAACCCGGGTGTGAAAGTCTGAGCGACGTTTGGTCCCTAATGAATGTATAACTGAAGAGTATGGGAACAGATATAgatcaaaactctaaattgagTCATAAATGATAAATCTGATTCATTCTTACATAtagaaatacagtttaaatttgaCGGTCatttaaaattggagtcagattaaatttggagctaaaaaaataatgtaaataaattctaataaatgacacaatttttttcagaagcactagaaaaggcttatttgcatttaaccttcgaccatgctgttagtttcatcAATGGGCTAATAGATAGACTTCTACAGATGAATGAAAGAAGAACTTTGACCTACAGAGCTCTTTTGGAGgttttgatgactgctgatagtctgttgagacactcgtctgatctctggaatttctgaagctcaaactcctccagctcctcctctgaggtcaacagcacaaagaccagagcagaccactgggcTGGTGAAAGGTCAGCAGACGACAGACTTCCTCCACTAAggtgagactgaatctctttcagcagagtttggtcgttcagttcattcagacagtagaacagattgatggatctctctggagacagattTCCTTCAAGCTTCTGCTTGATGTAGGCAATTATTTCCTTTTTGCTTTGgtctctgtcatcctgctgtgtcaacaggcctcgtaagagttgtcgattggactggagtgacagaccgagaaggaagcgaaggtaaaggtccagatgtccattctcactttccagagccttgtccACTGCAGTCTTCAGAAAATCAGTCATGGActcatttctgtttttttctgcTTGTGTCTTGACACTGTCGAGAATCAGatgttgataaagggctgcaatgaactcttgaatgctcaagtgaagaaagcagtacatAGTATGAAGAACAAATCCTGTTTCCTTcttaaagatctgggtacacatgcctgagtacacAGATGCTTTATtgacgtcaatgccacagtctttcagatcgctctcatagaagatcacattgtttctttccagctgctggaaggccagtttccccagtgaaaggatgaggtttggatcccaggagacatctggtgtgttttctccatcatactttcttctgctctgctggatctgaaagcggagaaagtgtgtgtacatctgtgtcagagtcttgggagattcctgcagtgtttcagcatgagccctgtgtttcagtttcagtatgttctggagaacagtggctgaaatccagcagaaaactgggatgtggcacataataaagagactctttgactgtttaatgtgatcaatgatttctctggcctgattctgatctgtgagtctctttctgaagtactcctccttttgggcatcattgaatcctcgtatctctgtcagccggtcgatacagtcagcaggaatcttactggcagctgctggtctgctggtgatccagatgagagcagaaggaagcagatttcccttgatgaggttcgtcaggagaacatccagagagactgctgaagatacatcatgacacgtctcattaccagcaaagttcagaggaagacgacattcatccaatccatcaaggatgaacaggactttgaatcgtgtgcttcttgtaaggttcagtccttcagtctctgggaaaaactgagttatgaggtcttttaaactttgtctttctttctcctttaagttcatctctctgaatggaagaggaaatatgaagctgatatcttgattttctttttcttcagcccaatccagaacaaacttttgcacagagactgatttcccgatgccagcaactccttttgtcaggacagttctgatctgctcgtcttgttcagctgcttcaaacaaatgtttgcattcaacctgtatctctagtgactgatgacttctggaagcagcttcaatctgtctgatctcatgttcagtgttgacctgttcactcgcaccctgagtgatatagagatctgtgtagatcttattcagaagt
The Danio rerio strain Tuebingen ecotype United States chromosome 4, GRCz12tu, whole genome shotgun sequence genome window above contains:
- the LOC110439541 gene encoding NACHT, LRR and PYD domains-containing protein 3-like; this translates as MAEWQVKDSLSEKHSVRSGSCVSSSVSLKSDRSKRNPLNFSGKTPSSAQSVEYELPYSGDETHRRQKSFTDNLQSIFQNLESKMIRFMRNELEKFKKILQAENRQEFVKDFNENRSRITEAALDLTLFFLREMKQDQAADTLQGELFFINQLKCSLKKKYQSVFEGIAQQGDSTLLNKIYTDLYITQGASEQVNTEHEIRQIEAASRSHQSLEIQVECKHLFEAAEQDEQIRTVLTKGVAGIGKSVSVQKFVLDWAEEKENQDISFIFPLPFREMNLKEKERQSLKDLITQFFPETEGLNLTRSTRFKVLFILDGLDECRLPLNFAGNETCHDVSSAVSLDVLLTNLIKGNLLPSALIWITSRPAAASKIPADCIDRLTEIRGFNDAQKEEYFRKRLTDQNQAREIIDHIKQSKSLFIMCHIPVFCWISATVLQNILKLKHRAHAETLQESPKTLTQMYTHFLRFQIQQSRRKYDGENTPDVSWDPNLILSLGKLAFQQLERNNVIFYESDLKDCGIDVNKASVYSGMCTQIFKKETGFVLHTMYCFLHLSIQEFIAALYQHLILDSVKTQAEKNRNESMTDFLKTAVDKALESENGHLDLYLRFLLGLSLQSNRQLLRGLLTQQDDRDQSKKEIIAYIKQKLEGNLSPERSINLFYCLNELNDQTLLKEIQSHLSGGSLSSADLSPAQWSALVFVLLTSEEELEEFELQKFQRSDECLNRLSAVIKTSKRALLQFCNLTVRSCESLSSALQSSNCMLRELDLSINDLQDSGVKLLSDGLKSQHCKLETLRLAICNLTVQCCKSLSSALQSSNCVLRELDLSNNDLQDSGVKLLSDGLKTVNCKLETLRLSGCMVTEEGCGFLSSALTSNPSHLRELDLSYNHPGDSGVKLLSEQLEDPNYTLDKLNLYHGGHTRITAGPRKWLCFLTLDPNTAHTGLILSEENREVKRVLEKRTTYPDHPDRFDFHPQVLCRESVCGRCYWEIDWSGDYVCISVLYKSIRRKGRGAECEFGFNAQSWSLFCYSSSFIFRHDNTHTDLPMYPLSRRIGVFVDHSAGTLIFYNIYRDTMSIIHSVQTKFNEPLCSGFGVYSGSSVKLS